A portion of the Babylonia areolata isolate BAREFJ2019XMU chromosome 4, ASM4173473v1, whole genome shotgun sequence genome contains these proteins:
- the LOC143281494 gene encoding uncharacterized protein LOC143281494 has translation MWTAKPGQSAALDYYIDQCKHEIAQANPKPLRRSNISHSEQQALMELKQRKDIVIKQADKGGALVVWRKDLYEEEALKQLSNTAHYTPMSRSSTKSDNALVRRTVKEVISKGHLPPEATRAITKEPQESRFYMLPKIHKPDNSGRPIVSACACPTVQLSAFLDRLFQPLVEKLPTYIKDTNRTLELFHKFRFPNQLEPPLLFTMDITSLYTNIPHKDGLIALKHLLSNSPYNVHVPTILRLAELVLTLNSFQFGDSHYQQTSGVAMGTRMGPSYACLLVGYVESQIFQQYSGPMPALFSLVHQRLCGPVDR, from the coding sequence ATGTGGACCGCCAAACCAGGCCAGTCGGCAGCTCTCGACTACTATATTGACCAGTGCAAGCATGAGATAGCTCAAGCAAATCCCAAACCACTGAGGAGATCCAACATTAGCCACTCAGAGCAGCAAGCCCTCATGGAACTGAAACAGCGGAAAGACATTGTCATCAAACAAGCAGACAAAGGTGGCGCTTTGGTGGTTTGGCGCAAGGACCTCTATGAAGAGGAAGCCCTGAAACAGCTGTCAAACACAGCCCACTACACCCCCATGAGCAGATCCTCCACCAAGAGTGACAATGCCCTTGTACGCCGAACAGTGAAGGAAGTAATCTCCAAGGGTCACCTTCCCCCTGAGGCAACAAGAGCCATCACCAAGGAACCCCAAGAATCGAGGTTCTACATGCTCCCAAAGATCCACAAGCCAGACAATTCTGGGAGACCTATAGTGTCTGCGTGTGCTTGCCCCACTGTTCAGCTCTCCGCGTTTCTGGACAGGCTTTTCCAGCCACTCGTGGAAAAACTCCCTACATACATCAAAGACACGAATCGTACCCTTGAGCTCTTTCACAAGTTCCGTTTCCCCAACCAACTGGAACCTCCTTTGCTCTTCACCATGGACATCACTTCACTCTACACTAACATTCCCCACAAGGATGGCCTCATTGCCCTCAAGCACTTGTTGAGTAACAGCCCGTACAACGTCCACGTGCCCACTATTCTTCGCCTGGCGGAGCTGGTACTCACACTGAACTCTTTCCAGTTTGGTGACTCACACTACCAGCAGACAAGTGGAGTAGCCATGGGAACGCGCATGGGCCCCAGCTACGCGTGCTTGCTCGTCGGCTACGTGGAGTCCCAGATCTTCCAGCAGTATAGTGGCCCCATGCCAGCCCTTTTTTCGCTGGTTCATCAACGACTGTGTGGGCCTGTGGATAGGTGA